A single window of Paenibacillus sp. FSL H8-0537 DNA harbors:
- a CDS encoding endospore germination permease, with amino-acid sequence MKSYVGKQITLFQFIAIISGSQVSVAVLGLPRRLAEAADTDGWIALIIGWALSLIAGLSIVRIMKFHPNGNLFDLLSENIGKWAGKLAALLFALYFFYLMYDGLARTILVTKTWLLPTTQTFILMPLMLIPAYSIVRHGIRNVARYAELVIWMSLWIPFIYLYTLKHAHWLYLLPILKNGWMPVLAAVKSTIYPMLGMVEIFVLYPHLKYKQYAGKGIVIANSITALLYLFVTITCYVYFSPEENKLYNDPVISVLKSIEFKFIERIEVPFIAFYLLIFSLIWVPTIYLVSFCTAWLFKQDSIIVPLRVLIISLAIGTYFYFPTYNVSTYMANSLNSVGFFMEYIFPLCLLGYLWLSKLWRKERSSP; translated from the coding sequence ATGAAAAGCTACGTGGGGAAGCAAATCACGCTATTCCAGTTCATTGCCATCATTTCTGGCAGCCAGGTCAGCGTCGCGGTACTAGGCTTGCCCAGACGGCTAGCGGAAGCGGCAGACACAGACGGCTGGATTGCTCTCATCATCGGTTGGGCGCTAAGCCTGATTGCCGGGCTCTCGATTGTTCGTATCATGAAGTTTCATCCGAATGGAAACTTATTCGACCTGTTATCGGAGAATATTGGGAAATGGGCAGGCAAGCTGGCCGCCCTGCTGTTTGCACTCTACTTTTTCTACCTGATGTACGATGGGCTTGCGCGCACTATTCTCGTTACCAAGACTTGGCTTCTGCCCACTACACAGACGTTCATACTCATGCCGCTTATGCTCATTCCCGCCTATTCCATTGTCAGACATGGCATCCGCAACGTGGCGAGATATGCCGAGCTTGTCATATGGATGTCGCTTTGGATACCCTTTATCTACTTGTATACGTTAAAGCATGCGCACTGGCTGTATTTGCTGCCTATTCTCAAAAACGGCTGGATGCCTGTGCTGGCGGCGGTGAAATCAACCATTTATCCGATGCTGGGCATGGTCGAAATTTTCGTGCTATATCCACATTTGAAATACAAGCAATATGCGGGAAAAGGTATTGTGATCGCCAATTCCATTACGGCACTCCTCTACCTGTTCGTCACGATTACTTGCTATGTTTATTTCAGTCCCGAAGAAAACAAGCTGTATAACGATCCAGTCATCAGCGTATTAAAGTCCATTGAGTTTAAATTTATCGAACGCATTGAAGTTCCGTTCATTGCCTTCTATCTGCTCATCTTTTCACTCATTTGGGTTCCAACGATTTATCTGGTCTCCTTTTGCACAGCCTGGCTGTTCAAGCAGGATAGCATTATCGTTCCGCTGCGAGTGCTGATTATATCGCTGGCAATTGGGACGTACTTTTATTTTCCCACCTACAATGTCAGCACCTATATGGCCAATTCTTTAAACTCGGTAGGATTTTTTATGGAATACATTTTCCCATTATGCCTGCTTGGTTATTTGTGGTTAAGCAAGCTTTGGAGAAAAGAAAGGAGCAGTCCATGA
- a CDS encoding iron-hydroxamate ABC transporter substrate-binding protein encodes MNKSLFSSKALLTLISLMVVAMLAACGQAGSPQSTNGGNAAQGAEASAEASASPSAGQVEPHGPNVKIASMSIHITNNLLALGIKPAGSVVGGDVKDFLPHVADRLEGTAKLGVVTDPDMEAVLALKPDVIYIDEVYSGADLAKFEKIAPTISIDMDNGTWRDHLKRIAEHVDKQSEAEQFIKAYEAKAATIKTLISSKLGANAKVMAIRTTAKELRVMGMKRPVGPIMFEDLGLTPATGVEKITDEPYAVISQEVLPDFDADAIFVIISKGNEAKANFEQLEQNPVWLNLKAVKNNHVYVLDGQKWLDYSSLGHSMALDDAQSLFEK; translated from the coding sequence ATGAATAAATCACTATTTTCTTCTAAAGCGCTGCTGACGCTAATCAGCCTGATGGTTGTCGCCATGCTGGCGGCTTGTGGACAAGCTGGCTCGCCACAAAGCACGAATGGAGGCAATGCAGCCCAGGGAGCCGAAGCTTCTGCAGAAGCGAGCGCTTCACCGAGCGCTGGGCAAGTGGAGCCGCATGGCCCTAATGTGAAAATCGCCTCCATGTCGATTCATATTACGAACAATTTGCTTGCTCTAGGGATTAAACCTGCGGGTTCGGTTGTCGGCGGCGACGTGAAGGATTTCCTTCCCCACGTAGCGGATCGTCTGGAAGGCACAGCGAAGCTTGGTGTTGTTACAGATCCGGATATGGAAGCTGTGCTGGCGCTGAAGCCGGATGTTATTTACATCGATGAAGTATATTCTGGCGCAGACCTTGCCAAATTCGAGAAGATTGCTCCGACGATTTCCATCGATATGGACAATGGCACATGGAGAGATCATTTAAAGCGGATTGCCGAGCATGTCGACAAGCAGTCAGAAGCAGAGCAGTTTATTAAAGCTTATGAAGCAAAAGCGGCTACCATAAAGACGCTGATTAGTAGCAAGCTTGGCGCCAATGCCAAGGTGATGGCGATTCGCACAACAGCGAAGGAGCTTCGCGTCATGGGCATGAAACGTCCGGTAGGACCGATTATGTTCGAGGATTTGGGGCTGACACCAGCAACTGGTGTTGAAAAAATTACGGATGAGCCCTATGCGGTTATATCGCAGGAGGTGCTGCCCGATTTTGATGCGGATGCGATTTTCGTCATCATCAGCAAAGGCAATGAGGCGAAAGCGAATTTTGAGCAGCTGGAGCAAAATCCGGTATGGCTTAACTTAAAAGCGGTGAAAAACAATCACGTTTATGTGCTTGACGGGCAAAAATGGCTCGATTATTCGTCGCTAGGCCACAGCATGGCGCTTGACGATGCCCAGAGCCTGTTTGAGAAATAA
- a CDS encoding Ger(x)C family spore germination protein, whose amino-acid sequence MSPIVARIGLMMILSLFLSSCSDQLNLENANIPLVLGMDLDKNEKFHFYLTAPVFSNNIKKKSYELTGTAKTLRQSKAAQDAQSSGATQGRNYQVILIGKRMLNYEGWFKMLEVIYRDARNTVTDRVIVVDGSVPEMLYLNPPDQPMLPILLRGMVDSTSSHSETVSTTAHELHRQFTDLGITPYVSQVKIIGGKVRLQGTALISQTGLYKGTLDAQETVLLRILQKNAEPGFSLSYQLPQEPEISPFATNMVSFTAGKVKTKIKTGFQNNRFKYDFKVSLVVGLSEHLFPFDVYHDSKQLEKMIEEQLTAQFNALIAKIQKLKIDPIGLGVYARAYEYQAFKKTENEWGEVLSQADIHISTKVKISAMGPIK is encoded by the coding sequence ATGAGCCCTATCGTCGCACGAATCGGTTTAATGATGATCTTGTCTCTTTTCCTTTCGAGCTGCAGCGATCAGCTTAATTTGGAAAATGCGAATATCCCGCTTGTGCTTGGAATGGATTTGGATAAAAACGAAAAATTCCATTTTTATTTAACTGCGCCCGTTTTCAGCAACAACATTAAGAAAAAGAGCTATGAATTAACAGGCACAGCAAAAACACTGCGGCAGTCCAAAGCCGCGCAGGATGCTCAAAGCTCAGGGGCAACACAAGGCCGAAATTACCAGGTTATTTTAATTGGCAAGCGAATGCTGAATTATGAGGGCTGGTTCAAAATGCTAGAGGTCATTTACCGCGATGCCCGAAATACAGTAACGGATCGGGTCATTGTCGTTGATGGATCAGTGCCCGAGATGCTGTATTTGAATCCACCAGACCAGCCGATGCTACCCATTTTGCTTCGCGGCATGGTCGATTCAACGAGCTCCCACTCAGAAACCGTTAGCACTACAGCGCATGAGCTTCATCGACAATTTACAGACTTAGGAATTACCCCTTATGTTTCACAGGTGAAAATCATTGGCGGAAAAGTGCGGCTTCAGGGAACAGCGCTTATTTCACAGACAGGCTTGTACAAGGGAACCCTTGACGCCCAGGAAACGGTGCTGCTGCGCATTTTGCAGAAAAATGCAGAGCCAGGCTTCAGCCTATCCTATCAACTGCCACAGGAGCCGGAAATCTCGCCTTTTGCAACTAATATGGTCAGCTTTACTGCGGGCAAGGTCAAAACTAAAATAAAAACGGGTTTTCAAAACAACCGCTTCAAATATGATTTTAAAGTAAGCCTAGTCGTCGGCCTCTCCGAGCATCTGTTTCCCTTCGATGTTTATCATGACAGCAAGCAGCTTGAAAAAATGATTGAGGAGCAGTTAACCGCCCAGTTCAACGCGCTCATTGCCAAAATCCAAAAGCTCAAAATTGATCCTATTGGGCTAGGCGTTTATGCCAGAGCATATGAATATCAAGCATTCAAAAAAACGGAGAACGAGTGGGGAGAAGTGCTGTCACAGGCCGATATCCATATTTCCACCAAGGTAAAAATCTCCGCAATGGGGCCGATAAAATAA
- a CDS encoding helix-turn-helix domain-containing protein, with product MTTFLTDILLEIKQARQASSSPSWADGRQPLPSHTLLYAAKGKGELIINGEREKLARDGYYIFSPNTVMELSLHTAAPVELRWVIFDLFRLKEQGEHQRAYERELEFPVEGLIKLKGSRFKRLLYLLTAEESGMEESSRFLKQHYLHEMLNGVIAHAAPMAANDLDKRLELTLRYMQSHFREDIRVDKLAEIAQLHPSYYSQVFKKVMNKTPVAFLTDLRMNKAKELLLLTDKPIHDIAGDVGYGDEFYFSRRFKATSGYAPTVYTRNRDLKISSLSYAYTDHLFTLGVELCAAQVHSHLPIVTRELELPKHAVDRWEIGRQTFLEVQPDLFVCKDNVLAKALKHVNDVAPIVGIPWTTMDIYSHMHELAELTGKQEAARKWRDRHERKAEQLRRSLMRFLSIGTTATICVARQEELRIYGTRNIGHVLYRSLQLSPPAKIREKLQQHAPGTGFNWVSITPEELSGYEADYLFLVFSNEAEHRLLVALLKTNPVWRSFPAVKNDRVYFLDKTKWIVYAPYGIDLQIEEAGQLLLSPNRLSL from the coding sequence ATGACGACATTTTTGACCGATATTTTATTGGAAATTAAACAAGCCAGGCAAGCCTCTTCCTCCCCAAGCTGGGCGGATGGTAGGCAACCGCTGCCAAGCCATACGCTGCTGTATGCAGCAAAAGGCAAGGGGGAGCTCATTATAAACGGGGAACGGGAGAAGCTTGCCCGCGATGGTTATTATATTTTTTCACCAAATACGGTAATGGAGCTGTCTCTCCATACAGCTGCTCCAGTGGAGCTGCGCTGGGTGATTTTTGACTTATTTCGCTTAAAGGAGCAGGGTGAGCATCAGCGGGCTTACGAACGCGAGCTGGAGTTTCCGGTGGAAGGGCTTATTAAGCTCAAAGGAAGCCGCTTCAAGCGGCTGCTTTATTTGCTGACGGCTGAAGAGAGCGGTATGGAGGAGAGCAGCCGGTTTCTGAAGCAGCATTATTTGCATGAAATGCTGAACGGCGTTATTGCACATGCGGCTCCTATGGCAGCTAATGATTTGGACAAGCGGCTGGAGCTGACGCTGCGCTATATGCAGTCCCATTTTCGCGAGGACATTCGAGTGGACAAGCTTGCTGAAATTGCCCAGCTGCACCCGTCCTATTATTCACAGGTGTTCAAGAAGGTGATGAATAAGACGCCGGTCGCTTTTCTGACCGATCTGCGGATGAACAAGGCGAAGGAGCTGCTGCTGCTGACCGATAAGCCGATTCATGATATTGCCGGTGATGTCGGCTATGGAGACGAATTTTATTTTAGCCGCCGTTTTAAGGCAACGAGCGGTTATGCGCCGACGGTGTACACGCGGAATCGGGATTTGAAAATAAGCTCGCTTTCCTATGCCTATACGGATCATCTGTTTACGCTGGGAGTAGAGCTCTGCGCTGCTCAAGTCCACTCCCATCTACCAATTGTGACAAGGGAGCTGGAGCTGCCAAAACATGCGGTTGACCGTTGGGAAATTGGGCGCCAAACCTTTCTTGAAGTGCAGCCGGATTTGTTTGTTTGCAAGGATAATGTGCTGGCAAAGGCGCTGAAGCATGTGAATGATGTAGCGCCAATCGTAGGCATTCCATGGACAACGATGGATATCTACAGCCATATGCATGAGCTGGCTGAGCTGACGGGCAAGCAGGAGGCTGCGCGAAAATGGCGGGATCGCCATGAACGCAAGGCGGAGCAGCTGCGCAGAAGCTTGATGCGCTTTTTGTCCATAGGCACAACAGCAACGATTTGCGTCGCGCGGCAGGAGGAGCTGCGCATTTATGGCACCCGCAATATTGGACACGTGCTTTATCGCTCGCTGCAGCTGTCACCGCCTGCCAAAATCCGTGAAAAACTCCAGCAGCATGCGCCGGGAACAGGTTTCAACTGGGTTTCGATAACGCCCGAGGAGCTGTCCGGCTATGAAGCTGATTATTTGTTTCTCGTTTTCTCGAATGAGGCGGAGCATAGGCTGCTGGTAGCTTTGCTGAAAACGAATCCGGTGTGGAGAAGCTTTCCGGCTGTGAAAAATGATCGTGTATATTTCCTCGATAAAACAAAATGGATCGTCTACGCCCCTTATGGCATTGATTTGCAGATCGAGGAAGCCGGGCAATTGCTGCTGTCACCGAATAGATTATCGCTGTAA
- a CDS encoding spore germination protein, producing the protein MPDKKTEQNIPHSEPISTDLQENLAKIHQLFTETPDMVTRHLTIKQSGKQAVLIYIDGLNDKAAINDNVLRPLQQELGEDSQEIAVTVGHVGHLSSWEQAELAFFQGNSLLFIDGGEQAYSLDTKGWPQRNIEDPQLESSLKGAHQGFLESGDLNIALIRRYLPNRGLKIKRIMVGERGQTTVSILYIEDIANAKYMAELEQRIRKITVDAIINTGELCEFIEDNPFSLFPQLITTERPDTTASQLLQGRCAVVVDRSPNVLIAPVTFMSFFQNIDDYSSRWTIATFLRLLRMFAFITAAFLPAIYISVVSYHFEIIPLKLLLTLGESRGQVPFPPFVEAILMEITLELLREAGIRLPAPVGQTVGIVGGIVIGQAVVQAGLISNVMVIVVAFTAISSFILPNYDMVAAVRLIRFILMILASMFGFVGLVIGFMTMIGHIIALKSLGTSYGSPIAPVRLADLKDTLIRVPLWLMDKRPLSTAPKQSKRQRQSRIQEDTE; encoded by the coding sequence ATGCCTGATAAAAAAACGGAGCAAAACATACCGCATAGCGAACCCATCAGCACCGACTTACAGGAAAATCTCGCAAAAATTCACCAGCTTTTCACAGAAACACCCGATATGGTTACCCGCCACCTGACTATTAAGCAATCAGGCAAACAGGCTGTTCTGATCTACATCGATGGCTTAAATGACAAAGCGGCAATTAATGATAATGTTCTACGTCCCCTGCAGCAAGAGCTCGGCGAGGATAGCCAGGAAATTGCCGTCACTGTCGGCCATGTGGGGCATTTGTCCAGCTGGGAGCAAGCGGAGCTCGCATTTTTCCAGGGGAACAGCCTCTTATTTATTGATGGTGGAGAGCAAGCCTATTCCCTCGATACAAAGGGATGGCCGCAGCGCAATATTGAAGATCCTCAGCTCGAATCATCGCTGAAGGGCGCGCATCAGGGCTTTCTGGAGTCAGGCGATTTGAATATTGCCCTCATTCGCCGTTATCTTCCCAACCGCGGACTCAAAATCAAACGAATTATGGTCGGCGAAAGAGGACAAACGACCGTTTCGATTTTGTACATAGAGGATATCGCAAACGCCAAGTATATGGCGGAGCTGGAGCAGCGAATTCGGAAAATCACTGTCGATGCCATCATAAACACAGGTGAGCTGTGCGAGTTTATCGAAGATAATCCTTTTTCACTGTTCCCGCAGCTCATAACGACGGAGCGGCCCGACACGACCGCTTCCCAGCTGCTGCAAGGACGCTGTGCGGTTGTTGTCGACCGTTCCCCGAACGTTTTGATTGCTCCCGTCACCTTTATGTCCTTCTTTCAAAATATTGACGATTACAGCTCGCGCTGGACGATTGCAACATTTCTTCGCCTGCTGCGCATGTTCGCTTTTATTACGGCTGCCTTTTTGCCCGCCATCTATATATCAGTCGTATCCTATCACTTTGAAATCATTCCGCTCAAGCTGCTGCTCACGCTTGGGGAATCCAGGGGGCAGGTTCCCTTCCCGCCGTTCGTTGAAGCCATTCTAATGGAAATTACGCTAGAGCTGCTTAGGGAAGCTGGGATCCGTCTGCCTGCGCCGGTCGGCCAAACCGTTGGCATCGTTGGCGGTATCGTCATTGGACAGGCTGTCGTGCAGGCGGGACTAATCAGTAATGTTATGGTTATCGTTGTCGCCTTTACCGCCATCTCTTCCTTTATTCTGCCTAACTATGACATGGTCGCGGCGGTGCGGCTTATCCGTTTTATTTTAATGATATTGGCCTCCATGTTTGGATTCGTTGGTCTTGTCATTGGTTTTATGACGATGATTGGGCATATTATAGCCCTTAAATCACTGGGTACCTCCTATGGCAGTCCTATCGCTCCTGTGAGACTAGCCGATTTGAAGGATACGCTTATCCGCGTCCCTCTCTGGCTCATGGACAAGCGTCCGCTCAGCACAGCGCCTAAACAATCCAAACGTCAACGACAAAGCCGGATTCAGGAGGATACCGAATGA
- a CDS encoding glycoside hydrolase family 3 protein: MADKRDQATTIQYIHNKNGPKLGYSTLSGVRILEQDGFYFKDLNKDGKLDKYEDWRLSPQERAEDLASKMSVEQIAGLMLYSSHQAVPASLGWHPGTYGGKAFADSGADSHALTDQQLAFLEQDHLRHVLLTMVESPETAAQWNNTMQAYVEGLGLGIPVNTSSDPRHATDSTKEFNAGAGGSISMWPETMGLAATFDPEEAKKFGEVAAREYRALGIGTALSPQVDIGTDPRWFRFGMTFGEDPQLSTDMGRAYIDGFQTSEGEHEIAEGWGYDSVNAMVKHWPGGGSGEGGRDAHFGYGKYAVYPGEQFEQHLRPFTEGAFKLAGKTGKASAVMPYYTISQGQDPINGEDVGNSYNSYLINDLLREQYGYDGVVCTDWGITADEGDDITRLMSGGRCWGVEEGYSVAERHYKLLMAGVDQFGGNNETGPVIEAYQIGVQQHGEAFMRSRFEKSAVRLLKNIFRLGLFENPYLEVAQTTATVGSPTFMAAGYEAQLKSIVLLKNEGQTLPLPAASGRLTVYIPRKFRPEGASWLGLPTPSFEGYPISLDTVQKYFDVTDNPEQADFALVCIESPLSTMGYSKADAEAGGNGYVPVSLQYRPYTAVHARETSLAGDARDVLNRTYKGKTVTVANESDLDMVLDTKAKMKGKPVIVSMTLSNPAVVAEFEAEADAIIAHFGLQEQALLETIIGASEPSGLLPFQMPRDMLTVEEQLEDTPHDMDVYVDTVGHAYGFGYGLNWSGVIQDARTAKYAGGKHSTK, encoded by the coding sequence TTGGCAGACAAGCGTGATCAGGCTACTACTATTCAATATATTCACAATAAAAACGGGCCCAAGCTCGGCTATTCCACTTTGTCAGGCGTCCGTATTTTGGAGCAGGACGGCTTTTATTTTAAAGATTTGAACAAGGATGGCAAGCTGGATAAATATGAGGATTGGCGGCTTAGTCCGCAGGAGCGGGCTGAGGATCTCGCTTCGAAAATGAGCGTCGAGCAAATTGCTGGGCTTATGCTCTACAGCAGCCATCAGGCCGTTCCGGCGAGCCTGGGCTGGCATCCGGGCACTTATGGAGGCAAGGCATTTGCGGATAGCGGTGCGGACTCACATGCGCTGACGGACCAGCAGCTTGCTTTTCTGGAGCAGGATCATTTGCGCCATGTGCTGCTGACGATGGTGGAAAGCCCGGAAACGGCAGCGCAGTGGAACAATACGATGCAGGCATACGTTGAAGGCTTAGGGCTGGGCATCCCGGTAAATACGAGCTCTGATCCGCGGCATGCGACAGATTCGACGAAGGAATTTAATGCTGGAGCTGGCGGCAGCATTTCGATGTGGCCGGAGACGATGGGGCTTGCCGCTACGTTCGATCCGGAGGAGGCGAAAAAATTCGGCGAGGTTGCTGCCAGGGAGTATCGGGCGCTTGGAATTGGCACGGCGTTGTCGCCGCAGGTCGATATTGGCACCGATCCGCGCTGGTTCCGTTTTGGCATGACCTTTGGCGAAGATCCCCAGCTATCGACTGATATGGGTCGCGCTTATATTGACGGCTTCCAGACGTCGGAGGGCGAGCATGAAATTGCCGAAGGCTGGGGCTATGACAGCGTTAATGCGATGGTGAAGCATTGGCCGGGCGGGGGCTCGGGCGAAGGCGGCCGCGATGCGCATTTTGGCTATGGCAAATATGCTGTTTATCCGGGAGAGCAATTTGAGCAGCATTTGCGTCCTTTTACGGAAGGAGCGTTCAAGCTGGCTGGCAAGACCGGCAAAGCTTCTGCGGTTATGCCTTATTATACGATTTCGCAAGGACAAGACCCGATTAATGGCGAAGATGTCGGCAACTCCTACAACAGCTACCTCATAAATGATTTGCTGCGCGAGCAGTACGGCTACGATGGCGTCGTCTGCACGGACTGGGGTATTACCGCGGATGAAGGCGATGATATTACGAGGCTGATGAGCGGCGGCCGCTGCTGGGGTGTTGAGGAAGGCTACAGCGTAGCGGAGCGCCACTACAAGCTGCTTATGGCTGGCGTTGACCAATTTGGCGGCAACAATGAGACGGGTCCGGTTATTGAAGCTTATCAGATCGGCGTACAGCAGCATGGCGAGGCGTTTATGCGCAGCCGCTTTGAGAAATCGGCAGTGAGGCTGCTGAAAAATATTTTCCGGCTTGGCCTCTTTGAAAACCCTTATTTGGAAGTGGCGCAGACGACTGCGACGGTCGGCTCCCCTACTTTCATGGCGGCTGGCTATGAAGCGCAGCTGAAATCGATTGTGCTGTTGAAAAATGAAGGGCAAACGCTGCCGCTGCCTGCTGCAAGCGGGCGCCTGACCGTCTATATTCCCCGGAAATTCCGGCCGGAGGGTGCGAGCTGGCTCGGTCTGCCGACACCGTCCTTCGAGGGTTACCCGATTAGCTTGGATACGGTCCAGAAGTATTTTGACGTGACGGACAATCCGGAGCAGGCAGATTTTGCATTGGTGTGCATTGAAAGCCCGCTTAGCACGATGGGCTACAGCAAGGCAGACGCTGAAGCGGGCGGAAATGGCTATGTGCCGGTCAGCCTTCAATACCGTCCGTATACGGCTGTGCATGCACGTGAGACGAGCCTTGCTGGCGATGCGCGCGATGTGCTGAATCGTACCTACAAAGGGAAGACGGTTACCGTTGCCAATGAATCCGATCTGGATATGGTGCTGGACACGAAAGCGAAAATGAAGGGCAAGCCCGTTATCGTTTCGATGACGCTCAGCAACCCGGCGGTAGTCGCTGAATTTGAAGCTGAAGCTGACGCTATTATTGCCCATTTTGGCTTGCAGGAGCAGGCGCTTCTGGAGACGATCATCGGCGCTTCCGAGCCGTCTGGCCTGCTGCCCTTCCAGATGCCGCGGGACATGTTGACAGTGGAAGAGCAGCTTGAAGACACGCCGCATGATATGGATGTGTATGTCGATACAGTAGGCCATGCCTATGGCTTTGGCTACGGTCTCAACTGGAGCGGTGTCATTCAAGATGCAAGAACGGCGAAATATGCAGGCGGCAAGCACAGTACGAAATAA
- a CDS encoding iron ABC transporter permease: MKWNKGYTISLSLIAGCAWLVFSLFMAVSNGAKEMDLHTVWTAVFDYNASLTPHQIIHELRLPRVLGAALTGMAFAVAGAIMQGVTRNPMADTGLLGVNAGAAFVVALCFALLPALSYSHLMLLSFVGAALSTLFIMLLGSAAPGGLTSLRLTIAGAVVAAILHSLSTGIAIYFDLSQDLAFWYAGGVAGIKWMHLKLLAPVILAGLAGAMLLGRPITFLSLGEEAATGLGIKTARIRILGLLIAVVLAGASVSAAGSIAFVGLVIPHMARRIVGVDYRFVLPFSALLGGSLLVWADFASRMVNPPREFAIGAMVAMVGVPFFLYLARKERREL; the protein is encoded by the coding sequence ATGAAATGGAACAAAGGATATACGATAAGCTTATCGCTTATTGCAGGCTGCGCATGGCTTGTGTTCTCGCTGTTTATGGCAGTATCGAATGGCGCGAAGGAAATGGATTTGCATACGGTTTGGACGGCTGTTTTTGATTATAATGCCAGCTTGACGCCGCATCAAATTATACATGAGCTGAGACTGCCACGTGTGCTGGGCGCCGCACTTACGGGTATGGCATTTGCTGTAGCAGGCGCTATTATGCAGGGGGTAACCCGCAATCCGATGGCGGATACGGGCTTGCTCGGCGTAAATGCCGGAGCGGCTTTCGTTGTGGCGCTTTGCTTTGCGCTGCTTCCGGCGTTATCCTATTCGCATTTGATGCTGCTGTCCTTCGTTGGCGCTGCTTTAAGCACCTTGTTCATCATGCTGCTGGGCTCGGCAGCTCCTGGCGGGCTGACGTCGCTGCGGCTTACGATAGCAGGCGCTGTTGTTGCTGCTATTTTGCATTCGCTCAGCACAGGCATTGCGATTTATTTTGACCTTAGCCAGGATTTGGCTTTCTGGTATGCAGGCGGCGTTGCGGGAATAAAGTGGATGCATCTGAAGCTGCTGGCCCCCGTTATACTGGCTGGTCTGGCAGGTGCGATGCTGCTCGGACGCCCGATTACGTTTCTCTCCCTTGGAGAAGAAGCGGCAACGGGACTCGGCATTAAAACAGCCCGCATCCGCATACTCGGCCTGCTCATAGCTGTAGTGCTGGCTGGAGCTTCGGTATCAGCCGCAGGCTCTATCGCTTTTGTCGGGCTTGTTATTCCGCATATGGCCCGCCGAATCGTCGGCGTCGATTACCGGTTTGTGCTGCCGTTTTCAGCGCTCCTCGGCGGAAGTCTGCTCGTCTGGGCTGATTTTGCATCGCGGATGGTCAATCCGCCGCGAGAATTTGCCATAGGCGCGATGGTTGCTATGGTCGGCGTTCCATTTTTCCTCTATTTAGCACGTAAAGAGAGGAGGGAGCTCTAG
- a CDS encoding iron ABC transporter permease, producing the protein MDQSAYRARRAITVSVVMFILAIVVILIGLNTGTIRLSPLAVWQTLLGGGTTEEQMILFDYRLPRIVVTMLGGIGLGVAGAVLQGVSRNALADPGILGLHAGAAFGLIVFVSFFRTMEGSLAMLIPMFTFAGGSIIAIVIILLAYDRQRGIMPIRLILVGIAIEAGVSAITLFLSLKLDPDTYTFAARWLAGSVWGRDWINVWALLPWIVILVPIIYLKSKTLDLFSFGDEIASGVGSSVTRNRLLMMILAVALSCASVSMTGGIGFIGLVAPHLARRLAGPQHRYFLPAAASIGLVILVAADTIGRSIFQPNAIPAGVIVALIGGPYFLYMLFRKKV; encoded by the coding sequence ATGGATCAATCGGCATATCGGGCTCGCAGGGCGATTACGGTCAGCGTCGTCATGTTTATTTTAGCCATTGTAGTCATTTTGATCGGCTTAAATACAGGGACCATTCGTTTATCGCCGCTTGCGGTATGGCAGACGCTGCTGGGTGGGGGAACGACGGAGGAGCAAATGATTTTGTTCGATTACCGACTGCCGCGTATCGTTGTAACGATGCTTGGCGGCATCGGGCTTGGGGTTGCCGGAGCAGTGCTGCAGGGCGTATCACGCAATGCGCTGGCTGATCCGGGCATTTTGGGCCTGCATGCCGGAGCTGCCTTCGGACTAATCGTTTTTGTATCCTTCTTTCGGACGATGGAAGGCTCGCTTGCGATGCTCATTCCGATGTTCACCTTTGCCGGGGGCAGCATAATCGCCATCGTCATTATTTTGCTGGCGTATGACAGGCAGCGGGGCATTATGCCGATCCGGCTTATTCTTGTAGGGATTGCGATAGAAGCAGGTGTCAGTGCGATTACGCTGTTCCTCTCCCTTAAGCTGGACCCGGATACGTATACGTTTGCGGCACGTTGGCTGGCGGGAAGTGTATGGGGCAGAGATTGGATCAACGTTTGGGCGCTGCTGCCGTGGATCGTCATTTTGGTGCCGATCATTTATTTAAAATCGAAGACGCTGGATTTGTTCAGCTTTGGCGATGAAATCGCTTCAGGCGTAGGCAGCAGCGTTACGCGAAATCGGCTGCTCATGATGATTCTTGCCGTAGCTTTGTCCTGCGCCAGCGTCTCCATGACCGGCGGTATTGGCTTTATCGGTCTCGTAGCTCCACATCTGGCTCGCAGGCTAGCCGGCCCTCAGCATCGCTATTTTTTGCCGGCGGCGGCTAGCATCGGGCTTGTGATACTCGTAGCTGCGGATACGATTGGACGGTCTATTTTTCAGCCTAATGCGATTCCGGCCGGTGTCATCGTTGCCCTTATTGGGGGGCCGTATTTTCTGTACATGCTGTTTAGGAAGAAGGTTTGA